From the genome of Henckelia pumila isolate YLH828 unplaced genomic scaffold, ASM3356847v2 CTG_477:::fragment_2:::debris, whole genome shotgun sequence:
atccaaactgcctctttgGCTGCAGCAGATGCCGCTATGTATtcggcctcagtggtggaatcctcaactgtgtcttgcttggaactcttccaagagatagCAGCACCATtaagcatgaatacaaaaccaAAAGTCGATTTCgaatcatccacgtcacattaaAATCTAGAATCAGTATAACCTTCCAATTTtaattctccacccccataaaccatgaacaaattcttagtccttctcaagtacttaagaatatctttcacggctttccaatgcaatgGACCAgggttagcctgatatctgcttgcAACACTCAAATCATATGCTATATCAGGACGCGTTGATATCataccatacatgatactatcaATTGCTGATGCATAGGGAACACGTGGCAtcatctctatctcttcatcagtcttaggGCACATTGATTTAGATAGAGTAacaccatgacacattggtaagtatcctctcttggactcttccataGAGAATCTTTTAAGTATGGTATCAATATACATGACTTGGGTGAGCTTCAGCATTTTCtttgatctatctctatagatttgtattcccaatacataagatgcttcacccatgtctttcatggagaatttacttgctaaccatactttagttgattgcaataatcctacgtcattcccaatgaggaggatatcatcaacataaagtattagGAATGTCACTGCACTCCCACtaactttcttgtacacacatggttcctcaggatttttaacaaaaccaaactctttgatagtGTTATCAAATCTGAGATTccaactcctagatgcctgcttgagaccgtagatcgatctctgaagtttgcataccttatgctcacttcccactGATGTGAAACCCTCAGGTTGAgacatatagatctcttctttaatgtctccattgaggaatgctgttttcacatccatctgccatatttcatagtcataccatgcagctatggctagcaatattctaattgacttgaacatagcgactggtgaaaaggttttctcatagtcaactccttgtctttgagtatagccTTTTGCCACTAGTCTTGCTTTGAAGGTCAATACCTTCCCATCcgccccaagttttctcttgtaaatccatttgcatCCGATGGAAACAATTCCCTCAggtggatctactaaagtccatacttggttcgaatacatggagtCCATTtcggactgcatagcttcaagccatttaGATGATTCAGCATCAgatattgcttctttgaagtttcgtggatcacatccatcactAGGCTCATCATGGCCTTGTTTATGAAGAAGCGTATATCTTGCAGGCGGTCTGATTATTCTTTCAGATCTTCAAGGTACGTGTGACTCAACTACTGGCTGTTGGATATTGGGTTCAACTTCTACAGTCGTAGGTGTATCTCGAATTTCCTCGAGTTCTATCATTTTGCCTTTTCTATCTAATAGAAACTCCTTcttcaagaaggtggcatttctagaaacaaacaaatttgtttcttttggatgatagaaataatatccaacagagttctttggatatcccacgaagtagcacaaaatggatctactatccaatttgtctcccactgtctgcttcacgtaagcaggacatccccatattcttagataagaataTTTGGGAacttttcccatccatatctcatatggtgttttatccactgccttCGTATGGACATTATTCAACAACATTGCCGCAGTTTCAAGCGCAAAGCCCCAAAACGATCTAGGCAATTCAGTGAatctcatcatagatcgaaccatgtccatcaatgtTCGATTTCGACgttcagaaacaccattcaattGTGGTGTTCCTggtggagtccactgtgagagaatctcattctctttaagatagtccaaaaattcagtactcaagtattctccacctcgattagatcgaagtgttttaatacttttacccaattgtttctctacttcagatctgaattctttgaacttttcaaatgcttcagacctGTATTTCATCACATAAACATACCCATACCTCAaaaaatcatcagtaaaggtaatgaagtaggactGCCCATATTTAGTGCTAACATTTAGCGGGCCACATACGtctgtgtggatcaaatccaaaagaCCATGTGCACGTTCTACATTCCCATTAAAGGGAGTCTTGGTCATTTTTCCCTTCAGacaagattcacaagtaggtagagagtttatatctgacatgtcgaacatgccctctcccactagtttGTGCATCCTTCTttgagaaatatgacctagtctagcgtgctaTATAtgtgctgggttttgactatcttgttttcttttatttgttgttgttactgtttggacattgttcaatgaaatatcttttaattttaagttatagagATCGTTTTGTAATTCACcagttccaatcaaacattcattcttatatatattgcaaacaccttttgcaaaaatacaagaataaccatctctatcaagcatagaaatagaaataatgtttttaaccaaatcaggaacatacaaaacatctctcaaaaacaacttaaaatcattgtttaatattaaaataatatctccTTTGGCCTTGGCAGCAACCCTTGCTCCATCTCCAAGTCTTAGAAAGGTCTCACCTTCTCTAAGTTTCttgcttcttgtcatcacctgcaaatcattgcatagatgagaaccacatcaggtatccaatacccaagaagaagaattcattgagatattaatttcaatataaaacataccatgTCCAGAATGCTTCTGGGCAAGATATTCAGTGCAATTACGCCTCCAATGTCCAGGCTTATTGCAGTGGAAACAgacttgttctgatttatttgaCCTTTTGGGCCCTTGAGCAGGTTTCTTGTATGGCTTCTTATTAGGCTTGTTCTTAACTGCAGGggcagaacgcttctttcccttgttttggGCTCCCTTTTTCGTCCCAGACGACGAGCCCAAAAGCAGAACAGGTttttctttcttgattgtggcctCATAAttaacaagcatattgaccaactcttcaagggtgggctctatcttgttcatattaaaattaaccACAAATCCGTCGAACGAGGACAGGTAAAGACAACAAGAGAATATCAATCGAGAGCTCATGTGGCATAACCACATCGAGTCCCACTAATTTCTCAACTAACCCAATCATCCTaacaccatgctcatggaccgaagccccttcTCGCAAGCGTGTAGTCATGAGTTCTTTCACATTTGCATGTCTTTCTGATCGAGTTTGAACACCGTATAACTCTTTCAGATGaaagtgaatgtcagcagcattcgcaGCATCCTCAAACCGCCTTTGCAGTTCATTCGACATAGAAGCCAGGATGTAGCTCTTAGCTTggagatcatggtcccaccatttctcaagcttggctaactcagtCTCACTGATGTTAGGAGCTGCTTCCTTCGGTGGCTTCTTTTCAAGCACATACGCAATCCTCtcagagtttagaacaatctttagatTTCTTAGCCAGTCTTGATAATTAGGTCCGGTTAGCTTGTTTTGTTTGAGAATAGCAGAAAGTGGATTGCGTGTCGACATCTTAAACATACTGAAATTGAAAACAGATAATcgttactaattattttaaaataattataagatataaaatatggactttgattttataaatttcctcccactattttgacacTTTCACCACCCTCTGATGAAAAACGGGAAATCGTATTTCCTTAGTGAGCACGTAGAGTTCAATCTAGACAactatgatcccgaataatatcagccaatcataatttctaaaaggtagagcccaattgcatcCCCATGCAACCTCTACGTGTTTCGTCTCACTCTTgataaggacccaataatatgacgtcgtttatcttCGAGTGTCAAGCCGACCCATCAATGTTGAATCGTAgtagacggtcgccatgagttccctcaataatatgagccgaagtcatgggagttccacccaattcACATCACCTATGTCAGTGgaagtcacagctttccggcgtccaggtctccccaataatatgagccagacacTGATCGCGGGTAGCGTTCAACATGCAACCACCGTTGATGGAAGAcaagaataaattaaactcttttaatttttacttttatggcttgatataaattttgaatcatattcaaaat
Proteins encoded in this window:
- the LOC140872812 gene encoding uncharacterized protein produces the protein MSTRNPLSAILKQNKLTGPNYQDWLRNLKIVLNSERIAYVLEKKPPKEAAPNISETELAKLEKWWDHDLQAKSYILASMSNELQRRFEDAANAADIHFHLKELYGVQTRSERHANVKELMTTRLREGASVHEHGVRMIGLVEKLVGLDVVMPHELSIDILLLSLPVLVRRICG